The genomic region GAATCCAAAGCACGCGGGCGGGATGACGTGGTGCTGGCGCATCTGAATCACGCGCTGGTACAGCGGGCGCTGCGGCTGCTGCGCGCCGAAGTCTGGTCATCGGCTGGCGGCCAGCGCCTGCATCGCGTAACGGCGCGCCTCGTCCCCAACAGTGCGCTGGATACGCCCGCGCTGATCGCCCACGCGCGGCTGGTGCTGCTGGGCAGCGATTATCAGCGCCTACATGAAGAACTGTTGACGGCAGGCGGCTTCATCCGCGAGGGGCGCTTTGTGCGCATGAACGTGGGCGAGGTGCAGCGCGCGCTGGAGGCCGCCTTACCCCAGGCGGCGCCGGAAGCCGTTCAGCAGCGGCTGGCCGCTACCTGGTCCCGATATGGGCATGAGCAGACGATTCTGGCGGCCCTGGAGGCGCGCAAGCTAGAGCGCGCAGCCAGCCTGCAAAGACTGCTGGAAGACCGGGCGCAGAAGGAGATCAGCGATACGACGGCGATCCTGGAGGAGCTGCGCGCTGGCATCCTGGCGGAACTGCATCAGCCTGACGTGGTGCAGCTTCCGCTTTTTAGCCTGGATGAGCGCCAGCAGTACGATGAGGACCGGCGCTTTCTGGAGCGCCGCCTGGCCGAGATTCCGGGCGAGATCGAGCGCGAAACCGAGGCCATCCGCAAGCGTTTTGCCAATCCTGAGCCGAGCCTGTTTCCGGTGGCGATTACCTATCTGGTGCCGGAGCGGCTTGCTCATGGCTAGTGCCCTGGAAGGAGCGCCTGCATGGAGGTAGCGTGGCTGGCGGCTGAAGGCCGCGCCTGAAGGCTGCGCCACCAAGCCCGCCTGCGCAGGCTCCCCCCACCCGTGTGGGCGCAGCCTCCGTCCTAGCCCGCGCAAGCGGGCTTCGTGTCCCGCAGGGACTCCAGACGCGGGTTTACCCGCCTGCCACCCCAGGAGGAAGATATATGTCTATGGCGCGTCATCATGCCGAATGGCTGTCGTTGGTCGAGGTGTCGGGGCCGTTCCTGAGTGTGCCGGTGCTGTCGGAGGTCTTCCCGGCTGGCCTGGAGAAACCAGCGGACGAGGCCGAGCAGGCGCGGCTGCTGCGGCTGGCCTATGCGGAGTGGCAGGCGAGTCTGGCCGACCCGGCCATTCACCGGGCCTGGGTGCGCTGGGTGCTGGAGCGCACGCTGGAACTGCCGCCCAATCTGCTGGCCGAAGGGCAGGCGCTGCCCCCGGACCTGAAGGCGAAGCTGGCCGATCAGGCCGAGCCGCTGCGCCCCGACCTGGCCTTGCTCAATCCCCCCGGCAGGCGGGAGGCAGGCCAGGCGCGGCTGCTGGTGCAGATCTGTCCTCCGAGGCAGCATCTGGAAAGGCCGATGGGCAGGCAGTTGTCTCCGGCAACCGGCATGATGGAACTGCTGCGCGCCACCAATGTGCGCCTGGGCCTGGTGACGAATGGCGAGCAGTGGATGCTGGTGACGGCGCTGCCCGATGAAACCGGGCATGGCTTCCTGCCCACCGGCCTGGCCTCCTGGTATGCCGAACTCTGGCTGGAGGAGCGCCTGACCCTGCAAGCCTTCCGCAGCCTGCTGGGGGCGCAGCGATTCTTCAACGCGCCGGACGACCAGACGCTGGAGGGGATGCTCAAGCGCAGCGCCCAGAACCAGGCTGCCGTGACCATTCAGCTTGGCGAGCAGGTGCGCCGCGCCGTCGAGGTGCTGATTCAGGCGATGGACCGCGTGGACCGCGAGCGCGGCCACGCGCTGCTAGGGGACGTGAGCGAGCAAGACCTGTATAACGCCGCGCTGACGGTGATGATGCGCCTGGTCTTCCTCTTCTGCGCGGAGGAGCGCGGGCTGCTGCTGCTGGATGAGCCGCTCTATCACGATCAGTACGCCGTCTCGACGCTGCGCGACCAACTGCGCCAGGCGACCCAGGAGGAGCCGGAAGAGGCGCTGGAGCGCCGCACCGATGCCTGGTGTCGGCTGCTGGCAACCTTCCGCGCCGTACATGGCGGCGTGGAGTCCGACCAGATGGCGCTGCCTGCCTATGGCGGCCACCTCTTCGACCCCGACCGCTATCCCTTCCTCGAAGGGCGCGCCCCCGGCACCCACTGGCGCGAGACGCCCGCCAACCCGCTGCCGGTGGATAACCGCACGGTGCTGCATCTGCTGGAGGCGCTGCAACTGCTGCGCGAGCGTCTGCCCGGCGGCGGGCTGAGCGAGGCGCGGCGGCTCTCCTACAAAGCCCTCGACATCGAGCAGATCGGGCATGTCTACGAGGGCCTGCTGGACCACACGGCAAAGCGCGCCGCCGGGCCGGTCCTGGGGCTGATCGGCGGGGCAGAGGTGGCGCTGGAGGAACTGGAGGCGCTGGCGGGTAAACCCGCGTCTGAAGTCCCTGCGGGACACGAAGCCCCCCTGCGCGGGCTGGAACGAACACTGCGCCCATCGGGGCCGGGGGAGCCTGCGCAGGCAGGCTTGGTGGCGCAGCCTTCAGGCGCGTCCTCAGACGCCCGCCCATCGGGGCCGGGGGAGCCTGCGCAGGCAGGCTTGGTGGCGCAGCCTTCAGGCGCGGGTTTACCCGCAGGCGCTTCTTCAGACGCCCGCCTCCTGGCCTTCCTCAGCGAGCGCACCGGCAGCAAAGCGCCCGTCCTGAAGCGCAGGCTGGAGCGCGCCCCGTCAAAGGAGGCGGCCATGCGCCTGCGCACCGCCTGCGAGAATGACGACGACCTCTATCATCGCGTGCTGACCTATATCGCACTGCTGCGCGAGGATACCTTTGGCCGCCCGGTCGTCATCCCGACGGGCAGTTGCTATGTGACGGCGGGCGAGGACCGCCGCTCCAGCGGCACGCACTACACGCCGCGCGAACTGACCGATCCGCTGGCGCGCTATGCCCTGGAGCCGCTGGTCTACGACGGGCCAGCGGAGGGCAAGCCACAGGACGAATGGCGGCTGCGCCCGGCCTGGGCGCTGCTCAGGCTCAAGGTCTGCGATCTGGCGATGGGGTCGGGCGCGTTTCTGGTGCAGGCGGCTCGCTATCTCTCCGAACGGCTGCTGGAAGCCTGGGCCGAGGAAGAGGAGCGGCTGCGCCAGGCGGGCATCCCCAAGCCGGTCCTGACCTACGAGGGCCTGCCCGCGCGCGGCGGCCAGAGCGAAGAGGTGCTGCCCGATGACCCGGAGAATCGCCGGGCCGACGCCCTGCGGCTGATCTGTGACCGCTGCCTCTATGGCGTGGACAAGAACCCGATGGCCGTCGAGATGGCGAAGCTCTCGCTCTGGCTGGTGACGCTGGCAAAGGGCAGGCCGTTCACCTTCCTGGACCACGCCCTGCGCTGGGGCGATTCGCTGCTGGGCGCGGATGAGCGCCAGTTGAAAACGTGGTCGCTGACGCCGGGGGATGAGCAGCAGTTGATGCTGCTGGCGGAGCCGGTGCGCCGGGCGCTGGAGACGGCGCTGAAGCTGCGGCGCGAGATTGCCGAACGGCTGGTGCAGGATGTGAAGGAAGCGGAAGCGAAGGAGCGCAAGCTGGCCGAGGCCGAGGAAGCCGTCGCGCTGCTCAGGCTGGGCTGCGATCTGCTGACGGCGAGCGCGCTGGCTCCCACGCCCAGAGAGCGCGCCCGCCTGCGCGAGGGCTGGCGTGACCGCTATCTGACGGCGCTGGCCTGGCTGGAAGAGGACCGGCTGCGCCCCTACTCAGCGGAGGAACGAGCGAAGGCGAACGAAGAAAGAAGAAAGCTGCGCCAGGAGGCAGACCGGCTGCTGGCGGGACGCCATCCCTTCCACTGGTGGCTGGAGTTCCCCGAAGTCTTTCACGCCGACGCCCGGCCCGCCGACGCCGACGCCCTCGACGCCGCGCTGTCCACGCTTGTACCGCCGCCATCCCCGACGGCAGGGGCGGGACTTGCAGCGCCGCCGTCCCCGACGGCAGGGGCGGGGCTTGTACCGCCGCCATCCCTGGCGGCAGGGGCGGGACTTGTAGCGCCGCCATCCCTGGCGGCAGGGGCGGGGCCGGGTGTGGCCGCCCTCCAGCCCTTTGCCCCTGGCTTCCACGCCATCCTGGGCAACCCCCCATTCATGGGCGGCCAGCGGATTACCGGCACGCTGGGCGACGAATACCGCGAGTATCTGGTGGAGGCGCTGGCAGATGGCAAGCGAGGCAGCGCCGACCTCTGCACTTACTTCTTTCTTCGTGCGGGGATCTGCTGCGCCCAGGCGGCGATATGGGCCTGCTGGCGACGAACACGATTGCCCAGGGCGATACCCGCGAGGTCGGGCTGGACCGGCTCGCCGCGCAAGGCTTCAGCATCTATCGCGCGGTGCCAAGCCGCCCCTGGCCTGGAACGGCTTCGCTGGAAGTGGCCCATCTCTGGCTGCGGCATGGCTCCTGGCAAGAGCAGTGTGTACTGGATGAGAGGGTAGTCTCTAAGATTAGCCCGTTTCTCACAGAGGTACTGACTAGAACACGAACAGTGCCAACGAGCGTGCCTCTTGTTGCCTATGGGCCGCCTTATCGCCTTGCTGCCAACGAAGATAAATCCTTCATCGGCTCCTATGTGCTGGGCATGGGCTTTGTACTGACGCCAGAAGAGGCACAGGCGCTGATTGCCAAAGACCTGCGCAATAAAGATGTTCTCTTTCCCTATCTGAATGGCGAAGACCTGAACTCACGCCCGGACCAGTCACCGAGCCGCTGGGTGATTAACTTCCATAATTGGCCGTTAGAGCGAGCCGAAACCTATCCTGATTGCATGGCTATCGTGCGTGAGAAGGTCAAGCCAGAGCGCGATAAGTTAGCATCAGGAGATGCAACCGCAAAAGATCGTGCCAGGCGTTGGTGGCAGTTTGCGAGGCCAACAATGAACCTCTATGCCACCATTGCAGGGATGCGGCGGGTGCTGGTCCTCTGCATTGTAACTCACCATGTTGGCTTCGCCTTTGTTCCAACTAATCAAGTTTTTGCCCATCGTCTTGTAGTGTTTCCAATAGAAGGTTGGTCACAATTTGCCCTGCTGCAATCTAATTTGCATGAGCCCTGGGCGCGAACTTATTCATCTCAATTAGAAACCCGGTTGAATTATTCCCCCACCGATTGCTTTGAGACATACCCCTTCCCTGAAAGCACAGCGAGCTTAGAGGAGATTGGCGAGTGGTATTACCACGAGCGGCAGGGCATCATGCAGCGGCGGCAGGAAGGGCTGACCAAAACCTATAACCGCTTCCACGACCCCCACGAGCGGGCCGAAGACATCGCCGCGCTGCGCGAACTGCACGCCGAGATGGATCGCGCCGTCGCGCTGGCCTATGGCTGGGGCGATCTGGACCTGGGGCATGGCTTCCACCAGACGAAGCAGGGCACGCGCTACACCATCAGCGAAGCAGCGCGGCAAGAGGCGCTGGCGCGGCTGCTGGCGCTCAATCACCAGCGTTACGCCGAAGAGGAGACGCTGGGTCTGCACGACAAGCGCGGCAAGGGCAAGAAGGGGTCGCGTCGAACAGAGGCCAGCGCCCCAGGCAAAGGGCAGGCAGAGGCCACCGCGCGCGCGCCCGGCCTGTTCGACGAAGAGGCATAAGCCGACCCGCAACGAAGAAAGAAGTAACCGGCCACACCACCGCATCATACTTCTTTCTTCTTGACAAAGTAGAACATATGTTCTACAGTGAAAGTGTGGACGTGCCGGAGCGCGGGGTGGGCCAGCGCGGGGTGAGCGTCGCCAGAAAGGGATGTGTGTACAGGTGGGAATCTTGGACGAAATGAAAGACTTGCTAAGAGCCAATGACCCCGAAGTGAAAGCGTATACCCTGAAGGCTCAACGGGATGTGCAGAGGATGCTGGAAGACCAGCCGCCTCTGGAAGGCGAGGATTACGGCCCCTGGGCCGCCCCGATGCGGCGGCTGCTGCAAACGTTTGAGGTAGTGGGAGCGTGGGGGGCGCAGCAGCAGCTTGCGTTGATGCTGCACGAGCGAGCGCCAGGGGCGTTGGTCATCCTGGGCGATGCTGTCACCTCCGACGGGCAGAGTTGGAGGGAGGTGCTGGCAGAGATATGGGAGGAGATGCAGGCGGAAGCGCGCCAGGCTGAAGCCGAACAACGGATGCGGGAGCGCCTGGCCCGCACGACAGGGGACAGCATGGCCGATGAGATTCTGGCGATGCTGCGCGAGCAAGCCCTCTCGCGGACAGACATCTACCGGCGCTATAGCCGGAACGTCTCGGCGGAGCGCATCAACGACGCGCTGTTCGTGCTGGAACGCCTGGGCTGGGCGCGCTGGGAAATGGTCTCCACAGGCGGGCGGAGGCGCGAAGTGTGGTCTGTCCCCGCCGATGAAGAGGGCTAGCGGCATCCCCGCTTTCTTCTTTCTTCGTTTTTTCTCTTGCAGAGAGTGATGCTGGCGTCTTCTCTCTGCCTCTCTTATAGAGAGAGAAAGGGGGGAAGAGACAGAGGAGAGGAAGCCAGTGGTACAATGAGAAGAAAGAAAGCGAGGTGAGCCAATGGCTGATCAAACGCTGACGCTGCGTGTCCCCGATCACCTCTACCAGCAGATCAAACAGCGTGCAGAGGGTACCCGTCGCCCTATCGAAGCGGAAGCACTCGATCTGCTGGCTGCCAACGCCACAGAGGGGGAAGGGGCTTCGGCAGACCTACAAGACCTCCACGAGACCATGACCCACCTGTCTGATGAGGAGTTATGAGCGGCAGCCCGCAATCCCCTGGCACGGGAGGCCGCAGATGAACTGCGTCATTTGCGTGCCAAACGCAGGCGATCAGGACTCACCCTGGCCGAATGGCAACGGCGAGACGAGTTGATGCGCCAGTATGATCGGGGCATCCTGATCCGCTCGCGCGCCATGCTGCTGCTCAAAGAGCGTGGGCACGACATTTCTGTGCTGCTTGAGCAGCCGTGAGCAAGGCGTACATCTCGAAAGCCTTGCGGCGGCGCGCAGCAGCCCAGGCACGCCATCGCTGCGGCTATTGTTTGACCCCCACCGGGTTGAGGCATCTGACCCGCTGACCGGCGAGATCGTGCCCCTATTCCATCCTCGACAGCAGCAGTGGGGCGAGCATTTTGCCTGGTCTCCAGAAGGGGACCGCATCCTTGGCCTGACACCTACCGGGCGCGCAACAGTCGCGGCGCTGCACTTGAACCGAGACAAGCTGGTGGAAGCGCGCCAGACCTGGGTGGCAGTTGGCTTGCATCCCCCCAAGGATTAACAGGGAAATCCAAGGAGGCAGGCGGGTAAACCCGCGCCTGAAGGAGCCTTTGGCTCCACGAAGCCCGCGTAGGCGGGCTAGGACGGAGGCCGCGCCCACACGGGCAGGGGGGGCCTGCACAGGCGCGGGTTTACCCGCCTGCCTTCAGCCGCCATCTGGCCCATTACACAAGCCTGGATTGACTCGCGTCACGAGCTATTCACAAACGATTGACCTCTGCGGTACAATAGGGCTGTGTATCGCTCTGCTGCCCGGACAAGCGCGTGGTCAGCGGGCAGGAAAGAGCCGCCAGCCAGCGGCAGATGAGCGCCGGATGAAAACCGATACGTTGTACTGTGACAGGGAGGGTCTGCTGCCGATGACGTATGAAGTATCGTTCTCCCGCACCTATACCAACCAGCGCCGGGGCTTTCCCAAAGACCAGCGAGCGTTTCTATCAGAGAAAGCCGATCTGCTCTGCGACGATCCCACGCCCGATGGGCATCTGAAAAGAGTGGTCAAGAAGTATCAGGGCCAGCATATCTATCGCCTGCGCGCCGGTGATTATCGCATCTTCTATACCTACGGCCACGACCAGATGAGCGGCCAGGACTGGGTGAAGCTGCTCAAAGTCGGGCAGCGCGACGATGTGTATGAGGGTGACGAGGCGCTTGACGACTCGCCCCCGTCGCCAGAAGCGTTACAGGACATTGATCTGCCGGAGCCGCCGACCTCGCTTGGGAAGCTGCTGGAGCCGCCCCCAAAGCATGCCGGGACCGCCGCAGCGGTTCCGCTGCTCATCCCGATTGATGCCGACCTGCTCACGCGCCTGGGCATTCCACAGGAGTATTTTGACAGTCTGATCGCCTGCCGCACGCAAGATGAGGTGATCCTCGCGCCAGTCCCGGATCATCTGCTCATACGGGTGCTGGACTGTGTGAGCGCGCCTCCGGTGATTGAGGTGGTGAAGCAGCCGGAGTATGTCGCGCCAAAGGGCGACGACCTGCTGCGCTACAAAGAGGGCAAACTGGTCGAGTTTCTGCTCAAGCTCAGCCCCGAACAGGAACGCTTTGTCACCTGGAGCATCACCGCCAGCGGGCCGACGCTGGTCAAAGGCGGGCCGGGCAGCGGCAAGAGTACCGTCGCGCTCTATCGCGTGCGCGAACTGCTGCGCGTCTTGCGGGCAGAGGGCCAGCCCCAGCCACGCATCCTCTTCACCACCTATACCAACGCCCTCGTCACCTTCTCGCGCCAGTTGCTCAAAAGCCTGCTGGGCGATGATGTCGCCCGCGTCGAAGTGCGCACGGCAGACAGCCTGGCCGGCGAGATCGCCGGAGCCAATAAGCAGACGCATATGGCCCGGCCAGCCGATCTGCGCCAGGTCACGCGGCAGGCCATCCGCGCCGCCAGCTTCGAGGGCAACGCCCTGCAAAAGCAGGCGCAGGTCAAGACGATCAACGCGCTCGATCTCGACTATCTCATCGAAGAGATCAGCGACGTGATCGAGGCGCGCCAGTTGACCAGTCTGGACGCCTATCTCGCCGCGCCGCGCCCTGGGCGCACGCAGCCGCTCAACGACATCCAGCGCCGCGCCGTCTGGAGCGTGCGCGAGGCGTTTCTGGCGGGGCTGCGCCAGGCAGGCATACTCACCTGGCAGCAGCTACGCTCTCGCGCGGAAGAGATCGTGCGCAGTGGGGGAGGACTGAGACGCTTCGATGCCGTCATCATTGACGAAGCGCAAGACCTCGACCCCAGCCTGCTGCGCCTGCTGATCGCGCTTTGCCGCGCCCCCAACCGGCTCTTTGTCACCGCCGACGCCAACCAGTCCATTTACCGCAGCGGCTTTCGCTGGAGCGATGTCCACGAAGATTTGCAATTCAAGGGTCGGACGGGTCTGCTGCGCGTCAACTATCGCTCCACCCGCGAGATTGGCGAGGCCGCGCACAGCTACCTCGGTGATGACCTGCTGGACAGCGAGCAAGCCGAATCGTATCAGCATAACGGCCCCCAGCCAGCGATGCGCGCTGTCGCCAACCAGCTTGAGGAGCTTGACTTGCTGGCCCGCTTCTTTCCCGCCGCCGCCCGCGAGGCGCGGCTGGGCCTGGGAGCCTGCGCCATCCTCTGCCCCACCAAAGACGCCGGGCAATCCATTGCCACCGACCTCTGCAAACGGGGATTGGAGGCCACCTTCATGAACGGGCGAGACCTTGACCTGACGCGGCGCGGCATCAAAGTCCTGACGCTCAAATCCGCCAAGGGCCTGGAGTTTCCGGTCGTCGCACTGGCGGGCTTCGTGGGCGGGCCATATCCTGCCCGGCGCAGTGCCATGACCGAGGATGATTGGGACGATCTGCTCGCCAAAGAGCGCCGGACGGTCTTCGTCTCGATGACCCGCGCCATGCGGGCGCTGCTGATCATCGCGCCAGCCATTCAGCCCTCGCCCCTGCTGCACGGCTTCGACAGTCAGCACTGGAATCTGGAGCGGGCTGGCGGTTAAAACCGCGCCTGAAGGCTGCGCCACCAAGCCTGCCTGCGCAGGCTCCCCCCGCCCGTGTGGGCGCAGCCTCCGTCCTAGCCCGCGGAGGCGGGCTTTGTGGAGCCAAAGGCTCCTTCAGGCGCGGCCTTCAGCCGCCAGCCATAGTTAAAGTAGTAAGTGAGAGGGGGGTTATGGAGACAATCATCTTGCCAGCCGTCGTGCCTGGCGATCTGAACCTGCTGCTGCTGAACCTGCGCCTGCATCGCGGCGAGGCCCGGCTGGATTGGAGCGGCGTGCAGGAAGCCCCCGCCGACGCGCTGAAGGTGCTGTTCACCGGCCTTGATCTTGTGAAAGATGCCGATGCCCTCGGCATTGAAACCGTCCCTGACCATCTGGCCGAAGCGATCAGCGCCTCGCTGGATGGCAATACGCAGCCATCAGGTCGCCCGCACCGCTCAACGACCAGGCGCACGCTCTGGGACGATACCAGCCAGCCTGATCTCTTCGAGGAAGCGGAAGCCGAGGAACCAGCAGAAGAACCACTCACCGAGGAGGAAGAGCGTACCCCGGCAGAGGACGCAGCGGCGTCAACCAGCCCTGAGCCGCCGAAGGCGCTGCTGGCCGCGCCGCCGCCGGTCAAGATGCGCGAAGAATTAGAGCAGCTCGTGCTGAATGACCTGCTTGGACCGGCAGGCGGGCCGGAAGAAGAGGTTGATGAGCGCAACATCACAGATCGCTATCTGATCGGCATGCTCGCGCCCCAGCGCCGCCGCATCGGCCCCGACACCCCGGAGGAGCCGGAGCGCGCGAGCGACCAACGGGAGCGAGAGTGGCCGAACCCGGAGAGGCCAGGCAGCCGTTCCCGAAGGCCGGAGGAGGACGCGCCGCCAGGTCGCCGCCGGGTTGTCGCGCCGGAAGAGCAGGATGATCTGGCCGTCGCGGGCGCCGACAGCGCCGAGGAGGGCAGCACCGAAAGCGAAGCGCAGAGCGCCACCTTTTATCCCTCCTCGTTCGGCCTGAGCTTCTGCGTTGATGGCGAGGCCTCGGCGCTGCGCATGCGTGCCACCTGGGGGCGCTATCGTCGCGTAGCCAGCGCCACCCTCTTCAATCCCAAAAGCGGCAACCCCAAGCTGATCTGGAAACGCGAGCCAATGGGCGGCGTCCTTGAGGATGTCCCCTTACAGGTTGGCCCGCTCGAAGCAATGCTCCCCGATGCCCGCCAGCCAGAAGTCATCGTGCGCGGACTGGTGCGCCGTCTGGGCGAGAACTGGATCGTCACCCTCTTCCTGGTCAACACCCAGCGCGAACCCCGCAAACTGCGCGATCTGGCCTGGATTTTCCAGCCGGAACTTCAGGTGGAAGCGCCCGATGGCGCGCCCATCTTCTGCCGCCAGACGGGGCTGGCGACTAAAGTCGCACCTGAAGTCCCTACGGGACACGAAGCCCGCCTTCGCGGGCTGGGCGCAGGCGCGGGGGAGTGGGGGGAGCCTGCGCAGGCAGGCCTGGTGGCGCAGCCTCAAGGCGCGACTTTAGTCGCCAGCGCCGCCCCGGACGAAGAACAGGCCATGGCGATGCTCTACCGCCAGCGAGTGGAGTTTGCGGTGGGGCATGGTGTCAGCATCCATACCGAGACGGCCCCCGGCCAGCCAGACCGCGCCGTGAGGATACGCACGCGCATTGCTCCAACCTATGAAGTCGCACAGACCACCTCGCCAAGCGCAGACGATCTGCCCGGCCTTGCCGATCTTATCCTGGATATGCGCACCCTGGCCGAGACCGCCGACGCTGACTTTGCCAGCGCGCTGATGCCGCTCGTCACGTCCTATGCTGCCTGGATTGTCGGCCAGAAGGACCGTATTGCAGACCCCTCTGCCCGGCTTGGCGAGTATCGCCAGACGGCTCAGCACGCGCTGGATGCCTGCCGCGTGACCTTGCGGCGTATCCAGGCCGGTATTGATCTGCTGGGCACGAACGCGCAGGCAGCAGCAGCCTTTCGCTTTCTCAACCACGCTATGTGGCAGCAGCGCGTTCACACGCTTGTCTCTGAGGCTGCGCGGCGCGGGCAGCCAGTTGACCTGACGGCGGTTGACGTTCCGGCCAATCGCACCTGGCGTCCCTTCCAGCTTGCCTTTATCCTGCTGAACCTGCTATCGCTGACCGATCTGCGCCACCCGGAGCGCGGCGCGGCGCCCGACGCGGTGGCCGATCTGCTCTGGTTTCCCACCGGCGGCGGCAAGACCGAGGCGTACCTGGGCCTGACTGCCTATACCCTGGCAATCCGGCGCTTGCAGGGAACGGTTGGTGGGCGCTCCGGCGAAGAGGGCGTGGCCGTTCTCATGCGCTATACCCTGCGCCTGCTGACCATCCAGCAGTTCCAGCGCGCCACTGCGCTGATCTGTGCCTGCGAGGTGATTCGCCGCGAAGCACTGGACAGAGGCGATACGCGCTGGGGCACGACGCCGTTTCGCATTGGCCTGTGGGTCGGCCAGCGCACCACCCCGAACTGGACCAGCGACAGCGCCGAAGCCGTCCGGCTCGATCACGGGCAGTTCAGGCGCGGCAGTTCCCTGGGGGGCAGTGGCTCGCCCGCCCAACTGACCAACTGCCCCTGGTGCGGCGCGAAGATCGACCCTGGCCGCCATATCAAAGTAGACCCCTACAATCAGGGCGCGGGCCGGACCTTTATCTATTGTGGTGAACCACTGGGCAACTGCCCTTTCAGCCAGCGGCTCGCGCCAGAGGAAGGGCTGCCGGTGCTGGTTGTGGATGAGGAGATCTACCGACGCCTGCCGTCTCTGCTCATCGCTACCGTTGACAAGTTCGCTCAAATGCCCTGGAATGGCGCGGTGGGCATGCTCTTCGGGCAGGTCAACGGCTATTGCCCCCGTCACGGCTTCCGCTCGCCAGAGATTGAGGACAGCGATCTGCATCCGCGCCGGAACGGCCTGCCAATGGTGCGCACCGAGCCACGCGGCCCGCTGCGCCCGCCTGACCTGATCATTCAGGACGAACTGCATCTCATCAGCGGCCCGCTGGGCACGCTGGTCGGCCTCTATGAATCGGTGATTGACCGGCTGGCCTCGTGGGAGGTAGATGGTCGAACAGTGCGCCCGAAGGTCATCGCTTCCACCGCAACCATCAGACACGCGCCCGCGCAGGTACACGCGCTTTTCTTGCGTCAGGTGCAGGTCTTCCCGCCACAGGGACTGGATGTTGAGGACAATTTCTTCTCCCTCCAGCGTCCTCCTGGCGAGCAGTATCCAGGGAGGCGGTATCTCGGCATCTGCGCGCCCGGCCACAAACTTAAGAACGTGCTAATTCGCGTCTATGTTGCCTTCCTGTCTGCCGGGCAGGTGTTGTATGAACGCTATGGGCGCGCTGCTGACCCCTGGATGACATTGGTAGGCTATTTTAATTCTATCCGTGAACTGGCCGGGGCGCGCCGCCTTATTGATGACGATGTGCGCAGCCGCCTGGGCAAAATGAATGCACGCGGCCTTGCCAAACGCCTGGCCGGGTCTATTGAAGAACTCACCTCGCGCAAGAGTTCCACCGACATCCCTAAGGTGCTGGACCGGCTTGAAGTCGTCTTTGATCCCATTGATGAAGCCGAACGCCAGGCAGCGCGCAAAGCGGGCAAAGGCTCGGAGAAGCGTCGTCCCTATGATGTCCTGCTGGCAACCAATATGGTCTCGGTTGGGGTTGATGTGAAGCGCCTGGGGTTGATGGTTGTGGCCGGTCAGCCCAAGACGACAGCAGAATACATCCAGGCCACCAGCCGCATCGGTCGCAGCCAACCGGGCCTGGTTTGCGCTGTCCTCAACTGGGCGCGCCCGCGTGATCTCTCTCACTATGAGCAGTTTGAGCATTACCACGCCACCTTCTATCAGCACGTGGAGGCGCTCTCGGTCACACCCTTCTCGGCGCGTGCCCTGGATCGCGGCCTATCGGCGCTGCTCGTGGCCTATGTGCGGCTGCTTGGGCTGGAGTTCAATGAGAACGCCCATGCTGGCCGAATTACCGGCGGCCACCCGTATCTCCAGCAGGCGATTGCCGATCTTACCGGGCGCGCCCGGCTGATTACCGGCGATTCGGAAGCTGGTGATTTCGTGCGCCGCGAGCTAGAGGAGCGTATAGAC from Ktedonobacterales bacterium harbors:
- a CDS encoding type IIL restriction-modification enzyme MmeI, which codes for MPLVAYGPPYRLAANEDKSFIGSYVLGMGFVLTPEEAQALIAKDLRNKDVLFPYLNGEDLNSRPDQSPSRWVINFHNWPLERAETYPDCMAIVREKVKPERDKLASGDATAKDRARRWWQFARPTMNLYATIAGMRRVLVLCIVTHHVGFAFVPTNQVFAHRLVVFPIEGWSQFALLQSNLHEPWARTYSSQLETRLNYSPTDCFETYPFPESTASLEEIGEWYYHERQGIMQRRQEGLTKTYNRFHDPHERAEDIAALRELHAEMDRAVALAYGWGDLDLGHGFHQTKQGTRYTISEAARQEALARLLALNHQRYAEEETLGLHDKRGKGKKGSRRTEASAPGKGQAEATARAPGLFDEEA
- a CDS encoding UvrD-helicase domain-containing protein; amino-acid sequence: MTYEVSFSRTYTNQRRGFPKDQRAFLSEKADLLCDDPTPDGHLKRVVKKYQGQHIYRLRAGDYRIFYTYGHDQMSGQDWVKLLKVGQRDDVYEGDEALDDSPPSPEALQDIDLPEPPTSLGKLLEPPPKHAGTAAAVPLLIPIDADLLTRLGIPQEYFDSLIACRTQDEVILAPVPDHLLIRVLDCVSAPPVIEVVKQPEYVAPKGDDLLRYKEGKLVEFLLKLSPEQERFVTWSITASGPTLVKGGPGSGKSTVALYRVRELLRVLRAEGQPQPRILFTTYTNALVTFSRQLLKSLLGDDVARVEVRTADSLAGEIAGANKQTHMARPADLRQVTRQAIRAASFEGNALQKQAQVKTINALDLDYLIEEISDVIEARQLTSLDAYLAAPRPGRTQPLNDIQRRAVWSVREAFLAGLRQAGILTWQQLRSRAEEIVRSGGGLRRFDAVIIDEAQDLDPSLLRLLIALCRAPNRLFVTADANQSIYRSGFRWSDVHEDLQFKGRTGLLRVNYRSTREIGEAAHSYLGDDLLDSEQAESYQHNGPQPAMRAVANQLEELDLLARFFPAAAREARLGLGACAILCPTKDAGQSIATDLCKRGLEATFMNGRDLDLTRRGIKVLTLKSAKGLEFPVVALAGFVGGPYPARRSAMTEDDWDDLLAKERRTVFVSMTRAMRALLIIAPAIQPSPLLHGFDSQHWNLERAGG